The Paracoccaceae bacterium Fryx2 nucleotide sequence AGGCCGAGCGCCAACAGTCGGTCGTGGGTGGGATGGGTCAGCATTTTAGTCCTTTCTCAATGGTAATAGCTGCCGCCACGAATGTTGGCGTGCTGGAGGGGGGCGACCTCTTCGGAGCCTTCCAGGAAGGCGCGATCGAGGCCGGTCTTGAGGATCGAACGAATGGAGGTGACGGTGCGGGCCCGGATGGTCACACCCCGCTGGCAGGCCGCATCAACGCGCTCCGGCCCATAGGTTTTGACCAAGGCCAGCACACCCAGGCAGGTGCGGAACCCCTGTTCAGGATGGGGGCGGTCAGCCATCACCATCTCGCAAAAGGCGGCGACGGCGGGGCCGGTCTTGGTTGCCTGCGCCAGCATTCTGGCCGGGGTCCATTCGGCAAAGCGACGATGGGCCGATGGCATATGGTCGGCCACGGTGACATGGCTGCGCCGCCCCGGGGTGCGCACGTGGCTCGCAACCCTCTGACCACGATGGAATATCTCGACCGTCTGGCCGCTTGTGCGAACATCGACCTCTTGTTTGATCAGCGCGAAGGGCACGGAATACCATGAGCTGTCGACCTCAACGTGATAGTCGGGTGCCACGCGGGCGCGCTTCCAGCGGGCGAAGACATAAGGTTCGGGCGGTAGGGGCTGAAGATTGGGCCGATCCAAAGTGGCAAACAGATCGGCGCGGCTGGCGCCATAGCCGCGCATCACGCGCATGTTCAACTCGTCCAGCAGCCGCCGGATCGCCACGTTCAACTCGGCCAATGAGAAGAACCGGTGGTTCCGCAGCCGCGCCAGAATCCAGCGTTGTGCCACTTGGACAGCCACTTCCACCTTCGCCTTGTCCCGGGGTTTGCGCGGCCGGGCGGGCAGAACGGCGGTGCCATAATGCGCCGCCATCTCGGCATAGGTCCGGTTCAGCCCCGGATCAAACCGGTCTGCCTTGATCACGGCGGACTTCAGATTGTCCGGAACCACCGCCTTTGGCACGCCGCCCAGAAAGGCGAACATCCGGATATGCGCGAGGATCCAATCTTCCAACCCCTCCGATGCCACCGCCTCGGCATAGGTGTGATTCGATGC carries:
- the istA gene encoding IS21 family transposase; translation: MPTGRLNMRRIRDVLRLKLGQGLSERSIAASLGLSKGSVGSYTQRARHAGLTWPLPEGIDDDSLELLLFPAPPTVPDAERLVPDWAEIDRELRRPGVTRMLLWEEYRAAHPGGFAYTWFCTHYEAWKGRVRPTMRQTHVGGEKVFVDFAGDTIDVIDPTTGEARAMKLFVAAMGASNHTYAEAVASEGLEDWILAHIRMFAFLGGVPKAVVPDNLKSAVIKADRFDPGLNRTYAEMAAHYGTAVLPARPRKPRDKAKVEVAVQVAQRWILARLRNHRFFSLAELNVAIRRLLDELNMRVMRGYGASRADLFATLDRPNLQPLPPEPYVFARWKRARVAPDYHVEVDSSWYSVPFALIKQEVDVRTSGQTVEIFHRGQRVASHVRTPGRRSHVTVADHMPSAHRRFAEWTPARMLAQATKTGPAVAAFCEMVMADRPHPEQGFRTCLGVLALVKTYGPERVDAACQRGVTIRARTVTSIRSILKTGLDRAFLEGSEEVAPLQHANIRGGSYYH